TGGGTATCATGTGGTGATTGAGAGTCTGGGGTCAGACATACTAAGTATACCAATCAGTGGTTACATGACCCAGaagttacttaactcctctgagcctgagtttcatCATCCATGAAGTGGACGTACAACATGTACAGTAGTACATGCCTCAGAGGACTGCAAGGAGGACTAAATGTGTTCAattttgtaaagtgcttagaacagtgtcaaGCACTTGTTAAATGCCATATAAGTGTTCGTTAAGTGCATGAAGTGGATAAATCCTTCATAGGGTTATGATGATTATGTAATTGGGACTTAGGACTAGTGATCTATTTCATAAGAATAACCTGGTGATGCAGGAATATTCATCATGAAAGTGAAGAActggaggttcagagaagttaagtgatttgtccaTGCTCACCTAGCTAGTAAGTATCTTAGACAGAATTTGAACGTGGACCTGTTCTTCTCTTAATCACTACACTATTCGAACTTaatcagaaaggaaatggaatattttctcttaatacaGAGCTTGATGCTCTCTCTTTGGGCTGGGCTAGACCAAGAAAACCCCATCCTGTCCTCCCCCTACTCCTTCCCAATTCCTAAGGGAAGTCTCCTTTCCCACTTCCATATCAATATGTACTGGTAGACACCTACGGACCACTAATACGCACAGCTCTTCAGACAATCCCAGATATGCACGTGTAGATCCCAACTGAAGTTGGTACTCCCACTAATGTGCTGGTATGAATATGAAGCTATAATAAGCATCATCTTACATACAACTTTTTCATACTTTAGTGAATTATTTTAGGGAAGatatctagaagtagaattattaGATCAAAGGATATAGACATTATCTTGGCTCAACGTGtactgccaaattgctttccaagaGAATTATGCAAATTTATAATGCCATCATTAATATGGCatgatattataattatatatttacattcacaatttgtaattataaaattcataatttatttttgtatatttataatattaaatttaaaatgtatacataaatgttataaaaattataattttggtaGGGACAAGATATTAATGTATTAGGTGAAAGAGGTAAATTTCCTTATTAGTGATATTAAACATATccccccaatttttaaaatttgtatttcttcttttataaactgTCTCTTCCGTCATTTGCACGTTTATCTATACAACTACCACATGATATTTCCTACCGGTGGTTAATGAGAGAACTATTGGAAAGTGTAGAACTCTATTTTATGCACAGCATTgttatccttttttatttaatatgaagACATTTTGTTCAATAATTCCTGATTGACCACGGTTCAAGCAAGCGCTGTTGTAAATGTTGctctaaattttaaaagaggaaaacaggaatTTAGTACATTAGGAACTTGCTGCCACGCCTTAGCTACGTCGTAAAATGTCCGTTACTCTTGCTCACACTGACCTGTCCTTTACTTCTTATCTTCTTCTTTGTGCCAGAAGAGCAGAAGTCTAACCCTTTGGGGATGCCACCCTCTCCCCTACTGTGCTCTCCGACCTGAGGCAAACTTTCTCCTACTTCCCAGAGCCTctcagaaggggtgagggagcctGCTCCCTGGAATCCAGATTTCAGAATCTTGAACTCCTGCAACCTCTCAAGAGGCTTGACTTCTGCTTCCTTTCTGACCCTTACTATTGGCCTTGTGCCTAGCACTTCTTGGGTGCTCAGCCACCACTGAACTAAACTGATACTGTCTCCTGAAGAAGTCTCTAACTGACCACATCTATTAATATCCCAGAGGCTCATGCTGTCATTCTTTCTTATGGTCTCAAATAAATCAGCCTCTTTCTCCTGTCACAGGTTTTGTCTCCTACCTGTCCTTGCCTGTCTTGGACCCTTCCTATTTTCTAACAGATCTTTCTCTCATATTCCCATCCCTTCTAAAGCTTTCATTTCACCTTCTCCTCTAGTTTGTCAAACCCTGCCTTTATACCATGCAAACACACGCCTTatggaaacaaaacaactttCAGTTTACCCTGCTTCTCCTTCAAAATATGCTATGACTTCTTTTTATGTCCAAGTCCAAAGATTCCAAACCCACCCACTGCATCCAATTCCTCATCATGAAGGGAGTGTTAGGGGGAAGGGCAAAGAGAGGGTACATGCTGCTCCCAACTTCTCAGAACAGGAAAGGTGATATTCCAGCTTAAACTAACAACCATTTCATTATATCTCACAATTttatgggtcaggaatttgggcagggctcagctgAATGATTATTCTGCCTTACTGACACTGACAAAGATTACTTGGTGGTATTCAGCTGGCAAGTGGGTTTATCTGAAGAGTCCAAGATAGTTGCAGTCTCATGTCTGGTGCCTTGGTGGGGAGGGCTGGAAGTACAGACATGGGGCCCCTCCAGTATGACAGCCTCAGAGAAGTTGTGTTTCTTACATGGTGACCCAGGGCTGCAAGTGTTCCAAATGAATAAGACAGAAGCTGAAAGGACTTTCACAATCCAGCCTCAGAAACCCACATAGCATCAGTTCTGTCTTATTCTATTGGTCAACGCATTCATAAGCCTGCCCAGATACAAGGAGGAAGGACATGGACTCTCACTCTTTCATGGGAGGAATTTGAGATTATGCTGTAAAACCACTACAGCTGGAACCGCTGTGAAGGATTCAGGGCTAGGGTTTGGTTGTGGGTTGGTGATTAACCTTTCGATGGCAGAGGTTCACTAGAGTTAGCAAGGAAAAATGCTCCCCTTTTATACATTTAGTCATAGTATGCCAAACATTCTCAATCTCTGCTTAGCCATAAGCCTCACAACCTAATAACTCCGCCACAGCGGCCCTCCCTAAGATGACCAATACTGTTAGAGCCAAATCCaataggcttttctttgtttttgtcctATTTTGACATTCTTCTAAACTTCACACTAGTTAAGACCTCATTCTTCCTTATGTTCTCAAATACCACGGTTCTATGACTGgaaactctttttttcctctattttatatttgggttgttgccacagcatggctaacaagtagtgtaggtccgcaatcaggatctgaacccatgaacctgagccactgaaacagagcatgccaaacttagccactatgccacgggCTGGCtccctctgtttcttttcctaaCTTTACCTTTGACCAAGCTGTTCGTCCCAGACCATAACTCTGGGTACCTCTATGGCTTGGTCCTTGACCCCTTTTCCTAGTTCCATTGTACTTCCTCCCATGCAAAGGGCACCCTCTTTCATCACATTCATATTGCTGACTCCCAAATACTGCCCGGCTCTGATTTCTTGCTCTCTTAGCATGCTATGTGTAGTTTCCTATGGTAGCTCTTTGCCTATGATAAACACCCTTCTCTTCAAATAATTCCAAGACTTTAAAAGCTGATCTCATCTTCTTGTCCCTAAAATCACCTCCCCTTACCAAATGCCTCATGACAATCAGCGGGTACCATCACCAAGCCTTCTACCCAGGTTCTTAAACCTGCAGTCATCTCTAAAAATCTTTGACTCCATATCCAACCCTTCATAAAACTGTATTGTCTACCAGATTCAATGCGAAATTTTTGTGGCAGCACTTTAGAATCTATAAAGTACTacacaggcatgaggtgataacATGAAGCTACATTCAGAATAGATCTTTCATGGTCAGCTCTCAGGGTCTCATGTGGCTTCTACAGCTTCACGTCTTACCAGCTGCTtactctgcctctctccttcttcctcaccctccaATTTCCCAGTCAGGACAACAGAACGTATTCCCAAATAGTCACTCTGCTTTCCCCAACATCTTTGCTGCATGCATGCCATTTACTTGCGTTAGGTGCTGTTTATTTCAACAGGTGTTTGCAGAGGAGAAAACCCACAGcagcctccttctctcctctgtttATCCAGAGCCCATCCTACCTTTAATGTTGACTTCCTCCACGTCCCTCGAGCACGACCTCCGTTGAAGCCCCTTAGGAATGGCTTCTTGCACAGTACACACAACGTGGTCTTAGACAGGACTTGGAAATTATTCTCTAGGGGCTTCATATCTTATTCCCTGCTCCTGGaccaaaagaataaatgaactcTCAAAATAAATCTTTGCACAAGGATAGAAGGAGGAAAAGCTCCTGCTCCCACAACAAACACACATTACAAAGTTCAATTTATCACTATAGTTAAGTTAGCAGCAGGATTTCACACCGGGCGGagctccggaaccaccttctaGTCAGATGGAAGCAAAAGCGGGAGTAAAGATGAATCCCAGGGTCACGGAGCAGGTGAGCGGCGGAGCTGCACCTGGAGCCAAGCGACCTGCCGGTGTCCTTTCCACCGCACTCCCCTAAGAAATGGAATTAAAAGGAGCGAGTGATATTCCCTTTGTATAGCGCTTTAGCAACTTGCTGTTTGCTTTCTAGTATGTCTACGATCTCATCTGACATTCTCCTACAAAAAGTTCAGACGaaacactttatttcttttaaaagttcacAGTGTTCCTGGTTTCTGCCCGGGACTTTTCCAGGTCTGGATTTGGTGGTTGGAAAGAAGGGACGACGAGAAGttagagggagaggaaaaggaagttgAGCCGAGACGGTGCCGGCAAGGTTCCTAGGGAGTCAGGAATAAGAGAAACGCCCCATGCTTGCCTTGGAGAGCTCCGGCTGCGCAGAACCTTTTACCAGCATCACTGCGATCGCGCTTGTTTCGGGGAGCCCCACCGGCTCCCCTTCCCAGCCAAGGGCGCGCAGCTGAAGGCTGGCAGAAGCCTCGAAGGTGCCGCGCGTGCAGGACGCCGGCGGCCAGGTGCGCAGCGAGAGGTTTCGGAGCGGAGGGTGACTTCCCAGGCGCGGAGCGAGGAGGCGGCAGTGGGAGGGGCCCGGCGCCTCAGGACACGCCCCTGGCGGGTCTCACGCCCATGTCTTCTGAGACCTCGACTGACCAGCTACATAAGCCGCCAGCGGTGGGCAGGGCGCATGGGCGCTGCCAGCCTGGGCGCCGTGGGTGCTTCCGACacgaaggagggaagggaggcgCCGCCCGACTCGGCCCCACTCTGCGCTCCGCCTGCCGTCGAGGGCCCGCGGCCCCGCCGAGGCTGCCGGCCGCCCCCCGTCCCCGGGGTCGGGGAGAGCGAGTTTGCCGCCCGCGCCGGACCGCGGCGCGCAGACAGGGAGGACTTCCACCCTCGGGGCTGGAGCCCTTCTCTCCGTGCTCCGGCGCGTCGCTCCGCTCTGAGCGAGGATGGTGGGGCCCACAGCCTCGGACGTGCCCCCGACCATGGCGGTCAAGATCTTCTCGGCTGGAGTGGCGGCCTGCGTGGCGGACGTGATCGCCTTCCCGCTGGACACGGCCAAAGTCCGGCTGCAGGTGGCGAGCGCGATGGGGACGGGGAGGCTTCTCAGGGCCCAGAGGGGACGCCTATGGTGGGCGCCCCTTTGATTCCGGGTGTCGTTTAACCACCGTTTCTCAGTTAAGCAAGGCGCGTGGCCACCTTAAAAACATTTTGGCTGGTCGTCGAACGGACGGAGGTTTTAGGATGGGAAACTGGAACTTTTCCAGAATTAACCGAAAAACCACAAGGGTCAAGGAGGATGAATTGACCATGACTATGGCCAAACTCCTCCAAAGTAAGGGTGCACTAAATGTTCTAAGAGCTGAGAATATCAGCCCCTCCCGAGTTTACAAGCCaggctctttctccttctttcttggGTTGGGCAAGGGGACCTTCCTTACTGTCTTAGGGGTTCTggagagttgggggtggggagggcaggggagagaatGTTCAAAATGTGCATTGTGGCCAGATTCTTTCTCTCCATAGATTATAGATAGAGATATGGATACAGATACagatgtacatatacatatagatatatagatatagatacagatatagatatattggGGGAGATGTTgctgagaagggaaaaggaactgaaaataggaacacaaagggaaaaaaatcttcgCTTGAACTTTCTCCACGGAGGCCAGCCTGATGCCAGTCTTTGTTTTTTCACCAGGTAAGACCCCTCACTCAATTCTTACTTCCCTCTGACCTGTACCTTTCTCATTTTCAGATCCAAGGCGAGCGCCAGACCTCCAGTGCCCTGAGGTATAAAGGTATCCTGGGGACAATCACCACTCTGGCAAAAACAGAAGGGCCAATGAAACTCTACAGCGGGCCGCCTGCTGGCCTCCAGAGATAAATAAGCTTCGCCTCTCTGAGGATTGGCCTCTATGATACGGTCCAGGAGTTCTTCACCACACGGAAAGAAAGTAAGCCATGAACATTCCTGGGAGGGCAGACAGTCAGAGAGACACCTCCTGGGCCCAGCTCTGTTAAAAAAATGTTACACACAGGCTTGTGGTCTTCATAACAAATTGGCAAGCCAACATCAATATTTGAACTTCTCTCCACCccaacccccccaaaaaattagCTTGGTACTCACTGTTCatagaaagaaggagaggagtgCAAAGTTGATTTTTCAGATGCAGGTTTAAACTTGTAAAAATCACCCAGTCAGTCATGGAAGTTTTGTGCCTAATTTGGATATCTGTCTGGAGACGATGGATGGGCtggaaaataatgtttaaatcaAAGTTCCCCGAACAGCGAAGTCTCACAGAAACACCAATGGAGATTGCTAAAAATCCAGGTGCTGAGGACTACCACGTCCCCTGAATCTGAATGGTTCAAGTTGGGACCACAGAATCCGTGTTTTCACAAACTTCCCCGGTAATTTTGGTATGCACCAAATTTGAAAGCCTTTggtttaaagagaagaaaaccagaCCTCGTGAGGAGAGttgaaaggatgagaaaagacTCTTTTCCTTTAAGAGGTTCCTTGTAAGGTCTCTAATGCTGGGGaagaccaaagaagaaaaagtggaCTTCAGCTGTAGTGAgtttgagaagaaaaggaaactaatgtTTCTTGAGTGCGGTGAATACCAAGAATTTCTGTCAGTTTAGTTAgcgtttattgagtgcttcctagGAGctggacactgttctaagtgcctCAATACATCACCACTGGaaagacattattatttttatcctttaacaAGTGGAAAAATTGAAGCACAATTttaacttgccaaggtcacacagttggaaAGGGGCAGAGCAAGAGTTcaagcccaggcagtctggcctCTGAGCCCAGGCTCGTAAGCACTGCACTGTCCTGCCCCCTGCAACTTGCATGTGATTTGGTGCATCATTCAACCATACAACGATGCTGTGGGATACaaactgttatccccattttcaaGTGGGGAAAGTGAGtatcagaaaagttaagtaatctCAAGACCACTCAGCTAGCAAATATCAGAGGCACTTTCTTGTGGAGCAGACCATCCAGAGAGAAGGTGTACTGATGGTAAAATGAATATGATAACCCATTGCCTAggcagatttcatcatttctgtttTAAGTAACCTTTGCATAACATGACCTCACGGGAcatgttataaatattatttatacaaaCACATAAATTTAAGTTTATCTACACGAGTACTTCCAAAGTAAAGATAAAATCTGGATGTTTCTAGATCAATACTACATTGTCTATTTATAGATGTAGCAAGAGAATAAACCCAAAGGATGTAAAGCTGCCCATTCTGGTGGTTTTTTTCCACAATTTACTGTTCTAACCAATTGTTGGGGACTTTAGACACCAAATTAATAGGACGTATTTTGGCAGTATTCTATGCTATGCCTATTCCATTCATTTAGTTAGCTTTCTTGAGCTGCCATGTGCCAGAAACTGTATGAGATGCACAGATGACAAATATCTCTCTAGGCAAGAGCTACAGTTCAGAGTGTGGGGTATGGGGGAGGCCCAGTTAATAGATGGTTATATGCTGTGATGCATGCTGTGTCAGAAGTAATTACAGGCCCCTGGGGCACACGGAAGAGGAACATTTAACCTAGCCTTTTGGGCATGGCCATGCAGGATTTTCCTGAAGACTTGATGTCTGAATGAGTCTTGAAGGACAATAGGGTAAACAGGCAAAGTGGTGAGAAAAGACCTTCCATTAGAATGAAGGTCAGTACAAAGACTGCGAGAGGATTGGCGAGAGGAGTGGCGAGAACACACACCGCAGAGAGGGGAGACAAGCTGGCAAGGAGGGAGAGGTGAAGCCAGAAAGGAGTCAGATCACAAGAGACCATGCAGGCCACgctaaggaatttggattttatgcTTACAGTGATGGGAAGGCATTGAAAATGTTAAGCAGAGGAGTGGCATAAAccatttatattttcaaacatCACTTTGGCTGTAGTATAGAGAATGtatagaaaaagggaaagagaggggtAAGTTAGAAATGATCGGGGTATGCTGAAGCAATGGCAAtaaggaaggggaagagaggtCAATTGAAAGATTTAGGGAGTATAATTGAACCTGGGACAACTGGAAGTAAGGCGTAAGGGAAAGGTAGGAATATAAGATGACTTCCAAATTTCAGGCTAAAGATACCATTCATTGAGGGAGGGAATACAGAAACCGCCTTAAAGGGAAAGGTAAGAAATTCAGTTTAGGACACATTGACAGGTAATGTCCAGCTATCGCGTGAGTTTAGGAGAAACATCTGGATTCCAAGGAGTCACAGGAGGAACTATCAGCAGGGTCAAACTGAGCAGAGAGATCTAGTGTGGAAAGGACCGAAAAGTGATCAATGTACCTAACAATAGAAGCTCATGGGTTTCTTTAGCAAAAACATCTTCAGCAGAGCAGTGGGGGTGGAAGCTACACTGTAGAGGGTTGAGGAGGAAATGGGTCATGAGATGTGAAGACAAAGAACATAGCCTCTCTCCCAAGGAGCTTgatggggaaatggaaagggGCCTGGAGGGGAGGATGAGTGCATCAGAATGAGATTAGAAATGTGGGCCAAAAGTGAAGGGAATTGTAATGACATGATGGTGCCAATTAAAAGATGGTTATCTATTACATGCTCAGCTCCTGACCATGATGAGAGAAGAGTACACTCATAATGGTAATGAAAAGAATTGCTGTACTTCCCATATGCAAGACAGTGTCTTAAGTGCTATGTTGATATTACTTTAACTCACACAATGACTGTGAGGAAGAtaactatctccattttacagattaggaaacagaGTTAGAGAGACCGAGAAAGTCCTTGAGGAGCAAATGTTATCGATTCATACTTTATCTTTAATTATAGGAATGGGCATGGGGCTGCAAGACTATTTGTGGTTTTATTAAATGATATCTATCTGGAGTAACTTAagctaatttttcaaaatttcaagtcAAAAATCACTTTATCAGCTTATTTTTGTCCCTTTGGTAGTCTGTTGTAGTCTGACCCCACTTGACATCCCATATTGGGGCTGTTTGTCCACTGAGGCTTTTCCGAAGACCCCCAAGTCCAGTAATTAACATTACCATTGATGGGAGGAAGACTAAGTCATTGGTAACTGGTGCCTCCTCCCGGTTGGGAAATACTGAAACAGAGAGTAAATATAGGAAAGAACTAAGGCACTGTTTAAATAGgcattatgttttcttttttacttgaaagtcttcattttaaaaaaaatttaagtcaaCTTTGAAGTCTTCTAGCCCTACTATGATTTGGTGCATATTTAGTACATGATCAACACATGCACCAGCATTAGGGAAGTAGAAAAGATATAAAGACACAGCAATATTAaccactaaaaattaaaaaggcataCATGCATTCTGGGCCtcgattttttttctcttttgcttgataaatattttttctctctgaataaCAACAGCTAGTTTAGGAAGCAAGGTCTCAGCTGGCCTAACGACTGGAGGAGTGGCAGTATTCATTGGGCAACCCACCGAGGTCGTGAAGGTCAGACTTCAAGCGCAGAGCCATCTGCATGGTCCCAAACCGCGCTACACTGGTACTTATAATGCCTACAGAATTacagcaacaacagaaggctGGACGGGTCTTTGGAAAGGTAACTAACTTCAAGGTGGATTTTATAATCCTTAAAACACATACATCCAATCAGCACTTTATCATGTAATGGagttattaaacattttctttttcccaggGACCACTCTCAATCTGACAAGAAATGTCATCATCAATTGTACAGAGCTAGTAACCCATGACCTAATGAAGGAGGCCCTTGTGAAAAACCAACTATTAGCAGGTaactttttttatataaaaaataaaaattctaattgttttaataactgtaaatataaaaatttacaatTTCACCTTAGAACTTCTCCAGCCACATTATATCAAATCCCTTAATAGTAATAGTTTCCTCTttaagaagttaagtaattttgaATATTAGATATAACTtttgagaagcagaaaaagaCTGAAACCCTGAGTTTTAGAAGTTTAGctgcaataaaatttttttgcaacaaaaacaaaatgcacCTGTATTCTTACATCAGCAGTTCTTATTTAATACGAACATATGGGACTTCTGTtagcattttattctttataaagcAGAACTCAGGAGGTGAGTCCATTCTGTACTGTATCCAAATGAGCTGGTTATATAAGAGGTCATCAGTGGTCTCATCCAAAAAGTAGTACCATTGGatatgttcttaaaaataatatcctAACAGGTTCTAGAGACATTGAACCTCTCCTTGGACAATGACTTTAATTCAGTCAAAAAGTATTAGATGCCTATATATCGGGCTTTCTGCCATACCCTGAGGGCACAGAGAAAACTGACAGGTTATTTTCCTAAAGGCACTTAAAATCCACTATACCATGTAGTACATACCATCTTTTTCTGGTATAAGTGTAACCTtccttattatattttctttatgtataaGACACCTGCATTGACCTCCTATTATCAACAGCTTTACAAGATTTGATAGATAACTAAAAACTACAAACCCCTCCCCAAACTGATGTCGACCTGTTTCACTGATCCATGTTAGATGATGTACCTTGCCACTTTGTGTCGGCTGTCATCGCCAGATTTTGTGCAACAGTTCTGTCTTCTCCAGTGGACATGGTGAAAACCACATTTGTTAATTCTCCACCAGGACAGTACACAAGTGTGCCCAACTGTGCAACGACAATGCTCACTAAGGAAGGACCGTCAGCTTTTTTCAAAGGGTAGGATATGATCTTCCATATCTATAATGTTGTGGTCAGGGTATCTGTGTGCTTTGGGACACTATCTTGTCTAAACAATTGGCATGTAGCTGACCAGCCTTAGTATATGCAGGATACTTAGTGTCTACTTTTCCTTGCTATAAATTTCTCCAATCCACCAATTCTGCTGCGCCTGAAAATTAAAGGCTGTGATATTAAATTTTTCTCAACCTTGATCAGAGAGGCTCATTTGAAATCATTGACCTCTCCTTGGTCCCAATCTATTGGAAATGTAGACAGTATTTTGCCTTCTCTGGGCAGAAGAACTATAAAGTGGAGGGAAATCATAATGGAAGGCTATGAGAAAATAAGATTTGATTTTCACTATTTTAATTTGATGGACTCAGATATTTAGATTGTATTAAAGctaaaccagaaaaaaatcattgcaacTGACCTAGGGAAGTGATGCAGAAAAT
The genomic region above belongs to Equus caballus isolate H_3958 breed thoroughbred chromosome 2, TB-T2T, whole genome shotgun sequence and contains:
- the UCP1 gene encoding LOW QUALITY PROTEIN: mitochondrial brown fat uncoupling protein 1 (The sequence of the model RefSeq protein was modified relative to this genomic sequence to represent the inferred CDS: substituted 1 base at 1 genomic stop codon); this encodes MVGPTASDVPPTMAVKIFSAGVAACVADVIAFPLDTAKVRLQIQGERQTSSALRYKGILGTITTLAKTEGPMKLYSGPPAGLQRXISFASLRIGLYDTVQEFFTTRKETSLGSKVSAGLTTGGVAVFIGQPTEVVKVRLQAQSHLHGPKPRYTGTYNAYRITATTEGWTGLWKGTTLNLTRNVIINCTELVTHDLMKEALVKNQLLADDVPCHFVSAVIARFCATVLSSPVDMVKTTFVNSPPGQYTSVPNCATTMLTKEGPSAFFKGFVPSFLRLGSWHVIMFVCFEQLKRELMKSTQTMDCAT